The Triticum dicoccoides isolate Atlit2015 ecotype Zavitan chromosome 6A, WEW_v2.0, whole genome shotgun sequence genome has a window encoding:
- the LOC119318341 gene encoding uncharacterized protein LOC119318341, producing MECGGVSAVQVQPAAPTDQPGQPAKPPVQPWEYSLRKYLLLLAALVVTVTYAAGFSPPGGVWQTAQDGQPAGDPIIRGTHYRRYLAFFYCNATAFAASLVVIVLILVLAARHDKKGKDSRWVVVPLRLVMVLDLLSLMGAYGAGTCQDKISIVYSAVLVAAIFLYVAVLKMMDWYCPDKSSDPGSGGTMTATNSNSSSGGMMSTPDPDSDAVTIRSPIRDSDPNVKEKEDREREVLKKLKADGRLRKVLMLLATFAVSITYIAGLSTPGGFWDSTGASYRPGDAILKDHHRPRLTVFLLCNTTAFVASLVIIMLIIIDGKKLREKTVRSLVLYGFIVVALVSLVGAYTAGSRRETKTTIYVVSLAGGILAMAYILLYAFYTLKSSRSSPTQQTDALQQTNDNISRRKGLDKARSLVLLLATLAATITYTAGLDPPGGVWQDNDHGHMAGDPILITTNIGRYRAFYYCNSVAFVASLLVIVLVQTERLIKHHVLEAAMILDLFGLIGAYAAGSCRDVNSSIYVMALAGAALIYVVIHIVFFTLELDHKDKKDDDQEDELLEKRRKRLLLFAILAATITYQAGLTPPGGFLLQDDTLGHHAGDPILLHNYPVRYHAFFYCNSVSFMLSIGLIILLVNPNLYRPAIQSNALSVCTAVGLFCLMGAYAAGSTQHRKTSIYIFVLVAVVLLIAAGLLLVFLLKRKLSNVVVAPPREQNEEERKKEVEEKNEDEEEAKKHARRKYLMLLGILVASVAYQAGLEPPGGAWQNNGNGYEAGNPVMNDNRRPRYLTFFYSNSISFVASIVVIIMLLPQWLPKKKEVEWEKWSLRVMNWMIRLDLFALLVAYAAGSNRGLKTSLFVVALIFAVLGYFAIHTVLACTVCRRERRQSSSVV from the exons ATGGAGTGTGGTGGCGTCTCCGCCGTGCAGGTGCAGCCGGCAGCGCCAACGGATCAGCCCGGCCAGCCGGCAAAGCCGCCGGTGCAGCCATGGGAGTACAGCCTGCGGAAGTACCTCCTGCTGCTGGCCGCTCTGGTGGTCACCGTCACCTACGCCGCGGGATTCAGCCCGCCGGGAGGCGTCTGGCAGACCGCCCAAGACGGCCAGCccgccggcgaccccatcatccgcggaaCCCACTACCGCCGCTACCTCGCCTTCTTCTACTGCAACGCCACCGCCTTCGCCGCGTCGCTCGTGGTCAtcgtcctcatcctcgtcctcgcCGCCCGCCACGACAAGAAGGGGAAGGACAGCCGCTGGGTCGTCGTGCCCCTGCGGCTGGTCATGGTGCTGGACCTGCTCAGCCTCATGGGCGCGTACGGCGCCGGCACCTGCCAGGACAAGATCTCCATCGTCTACTCCGCGGTGCTGGTGGCCGCCATCTTCCTCTATGTCGCCGTTCTCAAGATGATGGACTGGTATTGTCCAGACAAGAGCTCCGACCCTGGCTCCGGCGGCACAATGACCGCCACCAACAGCAACTCCAGCTCCGGCGGCATGATGTCCACTCCTGATCCCGACTCCGACGCCGTCACTATTCGCTCCCCCATCCGCGATTCTGACCCCAATGTCAAAGAAAAAGAGGACCGCGAACGTGAGGTCCTGAAGAAGCTGAAAGCCGACGGACGGCTCCGCAAGGTCCTGATGCTCCTGGCGACGTTCGCGGTGAGCATCACATACATCGCCGGGCTGAGCACACCGGGTGGCTTCTGGGACAGCACCGGGGCCAGCTACCGCCCGGGCGATGCAATCCTCAAGGACCACCACCGCCCACGCCTGACGGTGTTCCTGCTCTGCAACACCACGGCGTTCGTGGCGTCCCTGGTCATCATCATGCTGATCATCATCGACGGCAAGAAGCTCCGCGAGAAGACCGTTCGGTCGCTCGTGCTCTATGGGTTCATCGTCGTCGCGCTAGTCAGCCTTGTCGGCGCTTACACCGCTGGCAGCCGCAGGGAGACAAAAACCACCATCTACGTGGTCTCCCTGGCCGGCGGTATTTTGGCAATGGCATACATCCTACTCTATGCTTTCTACACTTTAAAGTCTTCTCGTTCCAGTCCAACGCAACAAACGGATGCACTTCAGCAGACTAATGATAATATCAG TCGTAGAAAGGGTCTGGACAAGGCTCGCTCTCTTGTTCTACTGCTCGCCACTCTTGCCGCCACCATCACCTACACAGCGGGGTTGGACCCGCCAGGTGGCGTTTGGCAGGACAACGACCACGGGCATATGGCCGGCGACCCGATTCTAATCACAACGAACATTGGGAGGTACAGGGCCTTCTACTACTGCAACTCGGTTGCGTTCGTGGCCTCCTTGCTGGTCATCGTCCTTGTCCAGACAGAGAGGCTGATCAAGCACCACGTGCTGGAGGCAGCCATGATACTCGACCTGTTTGGCCTCATCGGCGCATATGCCGCCGGGAGCTGTCGGGACGTGAATTCCTCCATTTATGTCATGGCTTTGGCAGGCGCTGCCCTGATCTATGTGGTGATCCATATTGTCTTCTTCACGCTGGAGCTGGACCACAAGGACAAGAAAGACGACGATCAAGAAGATGAGTTGCTGGAGAAGAGGCGCAAACGGTTGCTCCTGTTCGCGATCTTGGCTGCAACCATCACCTATCAAGCCGGCCTCACCCCTCCTGGCGGGTTTCTTCTCCAGGACGACACGCTCGGGCACCATGCCGGTGACCCGATCCTCTTGCACAACTACCCAGTCCGCTACCATGCCTTCTTCTACTGCAACTCGGTGAGCTTCATGCTGTCCATCGGCCTCATCATCCTCCTGGTGAACCCGAATCTGTACAGGCCAGCCATACAAAGCAATGCACTATCCGTTTGCACGGCCGTGGGCTTGTTTTGTTTGATGGGGGCCTACGCCGCTGGAAGCACGCAACACCGCAAGACATCCATCTACATCTTCGTGTTGGTGGCTGTGGTCCTGCTCATTGCAGCCGGACTGCTGCTGGTATTTTTGCTGAAGAGAAAGCTCAGCAATGTGGTAGTTGCGCCACCAAGAGAACAGAacgaagaagaaaggaagaaggagGTAGAAGAAAAgaatgaggatgaagaagaagcgaAGAAGCATGCGAGGCGCAAGTATCTGATGCTGCTAGGCATCTTGGTGGCGAGCGTAGCCTACCAGGCCGGCCTGGAACCGCCTGGCGGGGCGTGGCAGAACAACGGCAACGGGTACGAGGCAGGCAACCCGGTGATGAACGACAACAGGAGGCCCCGGTACCTCACCTTCTTCTACAGCAACTCCATTTCCTTTGTGGCTTCCATCGTTGTCATCATCATGTTGCTACCGCAATGGCTGCCAAAGAAGAAAGAAGTAGAATGGGAGAAATGGTCGCTGAGGGTGATGAACTGGATGATCCGACTGGATCTGTTTGCTCTCCTAGTGGCCTATGCAGCCGGCTCCAACAGGGGGTTGAAGACATCCCTGTTTGTCGTCGCACTCATCTTTGCTGTGCTGGGCTACTTTGCAATCCATACGGTGCTGGCATGTACTGTTTGTCGCCGTGAGAGGCGCCAAAGCAGCTCTGTAGTGTAG
- the LOC119316090 gene encoding uncharacterized protein LOC119316090 has translation MSPPGQTAAESGKPAKPLVQPWEYSLRKYLLLLATLVVTVTYSAGFNAPGGVWQAAHDGQPAGDPIIRYTHYHRYLAFFYCNATAFTASLVVIVLILILAIRHDKDEKDTLWVVVPLRIFMMLDLLSLVGAYGAGTCQDKISTVYSVALVAIVFLYVAILKLLDLNWWCAVNRPPLGSSAVKEPKLEERLRKVLMLLATFAVSITYVAGLNTPGGFWDSTGDGHRPGDAILKDHHKMRLTVFLLCNTTAFVSSLLITMLLIIDSKKLRAWSIVLYACIIVALLGLVGAYAAGSCRKAGTTAKVVSLAGAALALAYLLLYTLPFKCSSFCSSTAKSTDATQHILCNECSAGEALDKARSLVLLLATLAATITYTAGLDPPGGVWQENGNGHMASDPILLTTNARRYKAFFYCNSVAFVVSLVAIVLVQTEKLVEHHVLEAAMILDLFGLIGAYAAGSCRDVSTSIYAMALAGAVLVYVVIHVVFFTLDHKDKGNNDQEDRSLEKRRKRLLLFAILAATITYQAGLTPPGGFLLQDDELGHHAGDPVLLYNYPARYNAFFYCNSVSFMLSIALIILLVNPNLYRPAIRSNALSVCTAVGLFCLMGAYAAGSTQHLKTSIYIFVLVAVVLVVAVVLLLVFLLLNRNDSDSEKGQLTDQNKEERKHVEENNGDKEERKGEIEENNEDKEERKKEVEEKKKERKKHARRKYLMLLGILVASVAYQAGLKPPGGAWQSNNDGYEAGNPVMHDNRRPRYLAFFYSNSISFMSSIVVIIMLLPQWLPKEKGEWEKWSLRVMNWTIRLDLFALLVAYAAGSSRGWKTSVYVGTLIIAVLGYFAIHMMLSYIVRGREKTPGTSAA, from the exons ATGAGTCCGCCCGGCCAGACAGCGGCGGAATCTGGGAAGCCGGCAAAGCCCCTCGTGCAGCCATGGGAGTACAGCCTGCGGAAGTACCTCCTGCTGCTGGCCACCCTGGTGGTCACCGTCACGTACTCGGCCGGCTTCAACGCCCCGGGAGGCGTCTGGCAGGCGGCCCACGACGGCCAGCccgccggcgaccccatcatccgctacACCCACTACCACCGCTACCTCGCCTTCTTCTACTGCAACGCCACCGCCTTCACCGCATCGCTCGTGGtcatcgtcctcatcctcatcctcgccATCCGGCACGACAAGGACGAGAAGGATACCCTCTGGGTCGTCGTGCCCCTGCGGATCTTCATGATGCTGGACCTCCTCAGCCTCGTGGGCGCGTACGGCGCCGGCACCTGCCAGGACAAGATTTCCACCGTCTACTCTGTGGCGCTGGTGGCCATAGTCTTCCTCTACGTCGCCATTCTCAAGTTGCTGGATCTGAACTGGTGGTGTGCGGTCAACCGACCCCCCTTGGGCTCCAGCGCTGTGAAGGAGCCGAAACTCGAAGAACGGCTCCGCAAGGTCCTGATGCTCCTCGCGACCTTCGCGGTGAGCATCACGTACGTCGCCGGGCTGAACACGCCGGGTGGCTTCTGGGACAGCACCGGGGACGGCCACCGCCCGGGCGACGCGATCCTCAAGGACCACCACAAAATGCGCCTGACGGTGTTCTTACTCTGCAACACCACGGCGTTCGTGTCGTCCCTCCTCATCACCATGCTGCTCATCATTGACAGCAAGAAGCTCCGTGCTTGGTCTATCGTCCTCTACGCGTGCATCATCGTCGCGCTTCTCGGCCTCGTAGGCGCATACGCCGCTGGCAGCTGCAGGAAAGCTGGCACCACCGCCAAAGTGGTCAGCCTGGCCGGCGCCGCTCTGGCATTGGCATACTTGCTACTTTACACTTTGCCGTTTAAATGCTCGTCTTTTTGTTCCAGTACGGCAAAATCAACTGATGCAACTCAGCACA TTCTGTGCAATGAATGCAGTGCTGGGGAGGCTCTGGACAAGGCTCGCTCTCTTGTTCTACTCCTCGCCACTCTTGCGGCCACCATCACCTACACAGCAGGGTTGGACCCGCCGGGTGGCGTTTGGCAAGAGAACGGCAACGGGCACATGGCCAGCGACCCGATTCTCCTCACGACAAACGCTAGGAGGTACAAGGCCTTCTTCTACTGCAACTCAGTTGCGTTCGTGGTCTCCTTGGTGGCCATCGTACTGGTCCAGACAGAGAAGCTGGTTGAGCACCACGTGCTGGAGGCAGCCATGATACTCGACCTGTTTGGCCTCATTGGCGCTTATGCTGCCGGGAGCTGCCGGGACGTGAGCACCTCCATTTATGCCATGGCCTTGGCAGGTGCTGTCCTGGTCTATGTGGTGATCCATGTCGTTTTCTTCACACTGGACCACAAGGACAAGGGAAACAACGACCAAGAAGATCGGTCGCTGGAGAAGAGGCGCAAACGGTTGCTCCTCTTCGCAATCTTGGCCGCGACCATCACCTATCAAGCCGGCCTCACCCCTCCTGGCGGCTTCTTGCTCCAGGACGACGAGCTCGGGCACCACGCTGGCGACCCGGTCCTCTTGTACAACTACCCAGCCCGCTACAACGCCTTCTTCTACTGCAATTCGGTGAGCTTCATGCTGTCCATCGCCCTCATCATCCTCCTGGTGAACCCCAATCTGTACAGGCCAGCCATACGAAGCAATGCGCTATCTGTTTGTACGGCGGTGGGTTTGTTTTGTTTGATGGGAGCCTACGCCGCCGGAAGCACACAACACCTCAAGACATCCATCTACATCTTCGTGTTGGTGGCTGTGGTTCTCGTCGTTGCAGTCGTACTGCTGCTAGTATTTTTGCTGCTGAATAGAAATGACAGTGATTCAGAAAAAGGGCAACTCACCGATCAGAACAAAGAAGAAAGGAAGCATGTAGAAGAAAATAATGGAGATAAagaagaaaggaagggggagatAGAAGAAAATAATGAGGATaaagaagaaaggaagaaggaggtagaagaaaagaagaaggaaaggaagaAGCACGCGAGGCGCAAATACCTGATGCTACTAGGCATCCTGGTGGCGAGTGTAGCCTACCAGGCTGGTCTGAAACCGCCGGGCGGAGCGTGGCAAAGCAACAATGACGGGTACGAGGCGGGCAACCCGGTGATGCATGACAACAGGAGGCCCCGGTACCTTGCCTTCTTCTATAGCAACTCCATTTCCTTTATGTCTTCTATCGTTGTCATCATCATGTTGCTACCGCAATGGCTGCCAAAGGAGAAAGGAGAATGGGAGAAATGGTCGCTGAGGGTGATGAACTGGACGATCCGGCTTGATTTGTTTGCTCTCCTAGTGGCCTATGCAGCTGGCTCAAGCAGGGGGTGGAAAACGTCTGTTTATGTCGGCACGCTCATCATTGCTGTGCTGGGCTACTTTGCAATCCATATGATGCTGTCATATATTGTTCGCGGCCGTGAGAAGACCCCAGGCACGTCTGCAGCGTAG